In Chryseobacterium turcicum, a single window of DNA contains:
- the rfbC gene encoding dTDP-4-dehydrorhamnose 3,5-epimerase, whose translation MKIKQTPLKDCYIIEPTIFEDDRGYFFEKFNEKKFEELTGMNGHFVQDNISKSSYGVLRGLHLQKGEHAQAKLVSCLEGKVWDVAVDLREDSSTFGKWFGVELTPENKLQLYVPRGFGHGFSVISETAVFAYKCDNFYNKESEGSVKYNDKDLQIDWKLEEKDMILSEKDENAPSFADKNF comes from the coding sequence ATGAAAATAAAACAAACTCCCTTAAAAGACTGCTATATCATAGAACCTACAATTTTTGAAGATGATAGAGGTTATTTCTTTGAAAAATTTAATGAGAAAAAATTTGAAGAATTGACTGGGATGAATGGGCATTTCGTACAAGATAACATTTCAAAATCATCGTATGGTGTTTTGAGAGGTCTTCATTTACAAAAAGGAGAACATGCTCAGGCGAAACTCGTATCTTGCCTCGAAGGAAAAGTTTGGGATGTGGCGGTAGACCTTAGAGAAGACTCTTCCACTTTCGGAAAATGGTTTGGGGTAGAGCTTACACCAGAAAATAAACTTCAACTTTATGTGCCAAGAGGCTTTGGACACGGCTTTTCAGTAATTAGCGAAACTGCTGTGTTTGCCTATAAATGTGATAATTTTTATAATAAAGAGTCTGAAGGTAGTGTAAAGTACAATGATAAAGATTTACAAATAGACTGGAAATTAGAGGAGAAAGATATGATTCTTTCTGAGAAAGATGAAAATGCTCCCTCTTTTGCCGATAAAAACTTTTAA
- the rimO gene encoding 30S ribosomal protein S12 methylthiotransferase RimO: MRTKSVGKKKINIVTLGCSKNVYDSEVLMSQLKANGKEVVHEEKGDIVVINTCGFIDNAKEESINTILDFVEAKNRGEVEKVFVTGCLSERYKPDLIKEIPDVDQYFGTRDLPILLKHLGADYKHELVGERLITTPKHYAYLKISEGCDRPCSFCAIPLMRGGHVSTPIEKLVKEAQKLAKVGVKELILIAQDLTYYGLDIYKKRALGELLKELVKVEGIEWIRLHYAFPSGFPEDVLDIIREEPKVCNYIDIPLQHINSDLLKSMKRGTTHEKTNALLDKFREKVPDMAIRTTLIVGYPGETEERFQELKEWVREQKFDRLGCFTYSHEENTGAYVLEDDIPQEVKEARVEEIMELQSQISWDKNQKRIGEVYKCVFDRKEGNYFVGRTEYDSPDVDNTVLVSAENTYISIGDFANVKITSAEEFDLYGELV; the protein is encoded by the coding sequence ATGCGCACAAAATCTGTAGGTAAGAAAAAGATAAATATCGTCACGTTGGGATGCTCCAAAAACGTGTACGATTCTGAAGTGTTGATGAGCCAGCTGAAAGCCAACGGAAAAGAGGTTGTGCACGAAGAGAAAGGAGATATCGTAGTGATTAATACCTGCGGTTTTATCGATAATGCAAAAGAAGAATCTATTAATACAATTCTTGATTTTGTGGAGGCTAAAAATAGAGGCGAGGTTGAGAAAGTTTTCGTTACAGGATGTCTTTCAGAAAGATACAAACCAGATTTGATAAAAGAAATTCCGGATGTTGACCAATATTTTGGGACAAGAGATTTGCCTATCTTATTGAAACATTTGGGGGCAGACTATAAACACGAATTGGTAGGTGAAAGATTAATCACGACCCCAAAACATTATGCTTACCTTAAAATCTCTGAAGGCTGCGACAGACCTTGTTCGTTCTGTGCAATTCCTTTAATGAGAGGAGGCCACGTTTCTACGCCAATTGAGAAATTGGTGAAAGAAGCTCAGAAGTTAGCGAAAGTCGGAGTAAAAGAATTGATTTTAATTGCTCAGGATTTGACGTATTACGGTTTAGATATTTACAAAAAGAGAGCTTTAGGCGAATTATTAAAAGAATTGGTAAAAGTAGAAGGTATCGAGTGGATTCGTCTACATTATGCTTTCCCAAGTGGTTTTCCGGAAGATGTTTTAGATATCATCCGTGAAGAGCCGAAAGTTTGTAATTATATCGATATCCCGCTTCAGCATATCAATTCAGATTTGTTGAAATCGATGAAACGTGGGACGACTCACGAAAAAACGAATGCTTTATTAGATAAGTTCAGAGAGAAAGTGCCAGATATGGCCATCAGAACTACTTTAATTGTTGGTTATCCTGGCGAAACGGAAGAAAGATTCCAAGAGCTGAAAGAATGGGTAAGAGAGCAGAAATTCGATAGATTGGGGTGTTTTACGTATTCTCACGAAGAAAATACCGGAGCTTATGTTTTAGAAGATGATATTCCACAAGAAGTAAAAGAGGCTAGAGTAGAAGAGATTATGGAATTGCAGTCGCAGATTTCTTGGGATAAAAATCAAAAGAGAATCGGGGAAGTTTATAAATGTGTTTTCGACAGGAAAGAAGGAAACTATTTCGTAGGTCGTACAGAATACGATTCTCCGGATGTAGACAATACCGTTTTGGTGTCTGCAGAAAATACTTACATTTCAATTGGAGATTTTGCCAATGTAAAAATTACTTCCGCAGAAGAATTTGATTTATACGGAGAGCTTGTTTAA